A window of the Tenebrio molitor chromosome 1, icTenMoli1.1, whole genome shotgun sequence genome harbors these coding sequences:
- the LOC138139725 gene encoding uncharacterized protein — protein MKNFVGAFFAVFLSTSIDGYGRPRFFGVGLVRFENSVCTAASNNLGTCYTRRQCQSVEGVGSGTCAQNIAVCCVIQRHCGETTRYNNTYFTNDNFPNPVTGGTSCTLTIQKCNDDICQVRIDFLSLNLAQPNPQGVCDTDALTITGGAGPVPVICGENTGQHVYVDFNGNSTIQINVMTSSTDSIGRNWNFLITQIACDCPTRAPIGCLMHYTGLTGTVNSFNYGTSGNEIDPTTGLPGTRELVNENYGVCIAMIPGYCSIEWSATSDNSFVVSGDLGALDMVSLTGSDCSSDFVVIPDPSYANGSEVNSDRFCGTAFPTVVSSSKPFVLTVVTNGNEINDTQNRGFSLTYTQRRCSMTLN, from the exons ATGAAGAATTTTGTAGGTGCATTTTTTGccgtctttttgtcaacaagCATCGACGGTTACGGAAGGCCGAGAT TTTTTGGGGTCGGTTTGGTCCGCTTTGAAAACAGTGTATGCACCGCCGCCAGTAATAATCTAGGAACTTGCTACACACGGAGACAATGCCAAAGCGTCGAAGGAGTGGGTTCCGGAACTTGTGCACAAAACATTGCGGTGTGTTGTGTCA TACAAAGACACTGCGGAGAAACGACCAGATACAACAATACGTACTTCACCAACGACAACTTTCCTAATCCAGTCACGGGGGGCACTAGTTGTACCTTGACCATTCAAAAATGCAACGATGACATCTGCCAA GTCCGTATCGATTTTCTGAGTTTGAATTTGGCCCAACCTAACCCGCAAGGCGTCTGCGACACGGATGCCCTCACAATAACCGGTGGAGCCGGTCCTGTACCCGTTATTTGCGGAGAAAATACGGGACAGCATGTGTACGTCGACTTTAACGGAAACTCTACCATTCAAATAAATGTGATGACATCGAGTACGGACAGCATCGGTAGAAACTGGAATTTTCTGATAACACAAATAGCATGCGACTGTCCTACACGAG CTCCTATCGGCTGTTTGATGCACTATACTGGCCTCACCGGCACCGTGAACAGTTTCAACTACGGAACCTCCGGCAACGAGATCGACCCCACCACCGGGCTGCCAGGCACAAGAGAACTAGTCAATGAAAATTACGGCGTCTGCATCGCAATGATCCCCGGTTATTGCTCGATAGAATGGAGCGCGACTTCTGATAATTCGTTTGTGGTGTCAGGTGATCTGGGGGCCCTCGACATGGTGTCGCTGACTGGATCCGACTGCTCTTCGGATTTCGTCGTGATCCCCGATCCTTCGTACGCCAACGGGAGCGAGGTGAATTCTGATAGATTCTGCGGAACCGCTTTTCCCACGGTTGTTA GTAGTTCGAAACCGTTCGTTTTAACTGTTGTTACCAACGGAAATGAGATCAACGACACTCAAAATAGGGGATTTTCTCTCACTTATACGCAAAGGAGGTGCTCCATGACACTCAACTGA
- the LOC138139700 gene encoding uncharacterized protein isoform X1: MYIKEKPLLATSVGGVSVPSVTTVSTKGLDEAEIWPVGLVRFPNDVCNSLEGYMGTCYTRRQCNDLGGLGSGSCANGIGQCCIFQGSCGGNSSFNNTYFINPGYPNTISNSSSCTFTIKKCNPGICQVRLDFLNLNLAQPDGNGNCVTDSLVVSGSASNVPIICGENSGQHIYVNFNGDSDITLMISTGVLASYARSWNIKITQLACDCPSLAPTGCLMYYTDLSGTVNSFNYGTTLSGALVTNPMNMTRPGTRQLANENYGVCVQMQPGYCSIQWSQGPDSTSFTVSNDTALTEASSVGLPGNSVIGTMCDTDFVVIPNPYYPNGTAVGADRFCGNQFPTVTTSSKPFVLTVVTDGDDMSDVANRGFSLNYQQLPCGGAAAGMMLLP, from the exons ATGTACATTAAAGAGAAACCTCTGTTGGCCACGTCAGTGGGGGGCGTGTCCGTGCCGTCTGTCACCACCGTCAGTACGAAAGGCTTGGATGAAGCTGAaa TTTGGCCAGTTGGACTCGTCCGTTTCCCAAACGACGTGTGCAACTCCTTGGAAGGTTACATGGGCACTTGCTATACCAGACGGCAATGTAACGACCTTGGAGGACTCGGTTCTGGAAGTTGCGCTAATGGGATAGGTCAATGTTGCATAT TTCAGGGGTCCTGCGGCGGCAACTCCAGCTTCAACAACACTTATTTCATTAATCCGGGATACCCCAACACTATCTCAAACTCGAGTTCTTGTACTTTCACAATTAAAAAGTGCAATCCGGGGATTTGCCAG GTGCGACTCGATTTTCTCAATCTCAACCTGGCCCAACCCGACGGAAACGGAAACTGCGTAACGGATTCTCTGGTTGTCTCCGGGAGCGCTTCGAACGTTCCCATCATATGTGGTGAAAACAGCGGCCAACACATTTATGTGAATTTCAACGGCGACAGCGACATCACACTGATGATTTCCACCGGGGTCTTGGCCAGTTACGCGAGATCTTGGAACATCAAAATAACACAATTGGCTTGCGACTGTCCCAGTCTCG CTCCGACGGGCTGTCTCATGTACTACACGGATCTTAGCGGTACCGTTAACAGTTTTAATTATGGTACTACTTTGAGTGGTGCTTTAGTGACAAATCCCATGAACATGACGAGGCCTGGAACTAGGCAACTGGCCAATGAGAATTACGGAGTTTGTGTGCAAATGCAGCCGGGGTACTGTTCGATTCAATGGAGTCAAGGCCCGGATTCTACGTCTTTTACTGTTAGTAATGATACTGCGCTGACAGAGGCCTCTTCTGTGGGACTCCCTGGTAATTCCGTGATAGGAACCATGTGCGATACTGATTTCGTTGTCATACCGAATCCGTATTATCCTAATGGAACCGCGGTCGGAGCAGACCGCTTTTGTGGTAACCAATTTCCAACCGTCACAA CTTCATCTAAGCCGTTTGTTTTAACAGTTGTGACAGATGGCGACGACATGAGTGACGTGGCCAATCGCGGGTTCTCGCTAAATTACCAACAGTTACCGTGTGGGGGCGCTGCTGCGGGAATGATGTTGCTACCTTAG
- the LOC138139700 gene encoding uncharacterized protein isoform X2 has translation MKTVGVVVIILVTGYFLPSLSQLTNFRLAKFWPVGLVRFPNDVCNSLEGYMGTCYTRRQCNDLGGLGSGSCANGIGQCCIFQGSCGGNSSFNNTYFINPGYPNTISNSSSCTFTIKKCNPGICQVRLDFLNLNLAQPDGNGNCVTDSLVVSGSASNVPIICGENSGQHIYVNFNGDSDITLMISTGVLASYARSWNIKITQLACDCPSLAPTGCLMYYTDLSGTVNSFNYGTTLSGALVTNPMNMTRPGTRQLANENYGVCVQMQPGYCSIQWSQGPDSTSFTVSNDTALTEASSVGLPGNSVIGTMCDTDFVVIPNPYYPNGTAVGADRFCGNQFPTVTTSSKPFVLTVVTDGDDMSDVANRGFSLNYQQLPCGGAAAGMMLLP, from the exons ATGAAGACTGTTGGTGTAGTGGTCATTATCCTCGTCACAGGATACTTTTTACCGAGTTTATCACAACTGACGAATTTCAGGCTTGCAAAAT TTTGGCCAGTTGGACTCGTCCGTTTCCCAAACGACGTGTGCAACTCCTTGGAAGGTTACATGGGCACTTGCTATACCAGACGGCAATGTAACGACCTTGGAGGACTCGGTTCTGGAAGTTGCGCTAATGGGATAGGTCAATGTTGCATAT TTCAGGGGTCCTGCGGCGGCAACTCCAGCTTCAACAACACTTATTTCATTAATCCGGGATACCCCAACACTATCTCAAACTCGAGTTCTTGTACTTTCACAATTAAAAAGTGCAATCCGGGGATTTGCCAG GTGCGACTCGATTTTCTCAATCTCAACCTGGCCCAACCCGACGGAAACGGAAACTGCGTAACGGATTCTCTGGTTGTCTCCGGGAGCGCTTCGAACGTTCCCATCATATGTGGTGAAAACAGCGGCCAACACATTTATGTGAATTTCAACGGCGACAGCGACATCACACTGATGATTTCCACCGGGGTCTTGGCCAGTTACGCGAGATCTTGGAACATCAAAATAACACAATTGGCTTGCGACTGTCCCAGTCTCG CTCCGACGGGCTGTCTCATGTACTACACGGATCTTAGCGGTACCGTTAACAGTTTTAATTATGGTACTACTTTGAGTGGTGCTTTAGTGACAAATCCCATGAACATGACGAGGCCTGGAACTAGGCAACTGGCCAATGAGAATTACGGAGTTTGTGTGCAAATGCAGCCGGGGTACTGTTCGATTCAATGGAGTCAAGGCCCGGATTCTACGTCTTTTACTGTTAGTAATGATACTGCGCTGACAGAGGCCTCTTCTGTGGGACTCCCTGGTAATTCCGTGATAGGAACCATGTGCGATACTGATTTCGTTGTCATACCGAATCCGTATTATCCTAATGGAACCGCGGTCGGAGCAGACCGCTTTTGTGGTAACCAATTTCCAACCGTCACAA CTTCATCTAAGCCGTTTGTTTTAACAGTTGTGACAGATGGCGACGACATGAGTGACGTGGCCAATCGCGGGTTCTCGCTAAATTACCAACAGTTACCGTGTGGGGGCGCTGCTGCGGGAATGATGTTGCTACCTTAG
- the LOC138139700 gene encoding uncharacterized protein isoform X3, which produces MGTCYTRRQCNDLGGLGSGSCANGIGQCCIFQGSCGGNSSFNNTYFINPGYPNTISNSSSCTFTIKKCNPGICQVRLDFLNLNLAQPDGNGNCVTDSLVVSGSASNVPIICGENSGQHIYVNFNGDSDITLMISTGVLASYARSWNIKITQLACDCPSLAPTGCLMYYTDLSGTVNSFNYGTTLSGALVTNPMNMTRPGTRQLANENYGVCVQMQPGYCSIQWSQGPDSTSFTVSNDTALTEASSVGLPGNSVIGTMCDTDFVVIPNPYYPNGTAVGADRFCGNQFPTVTTSSKPFVLTVVTDGDDMSDVANRGFSLNYQQLPCGGAAAGMMLLP; this is translated from the exons ATGGGCACTTGCTATACCAGACGGCAATGTAACGACCTTGGAGGACTCGGTTCTGGAAGTTGCGCTAATGGGATAGGTCAATGTTGCATAT TTCAGGGGTCCTGCGGCGGCAACTCCAGCTTCAACAACACTTATTTCATTAATCCGGGATACCCCAACACTATCTCAAACTCGAGTTCTTGTACTTTCACAATTAAAAAGTGCAATCCGGGGATTTGCCAG GTGCGACTCGATTTTCTCAATCTCAACCTGGCCCAACCCGACGGAAACGGAAACTGCGTAACGGATTCTCTGGTTGTCTCCGGGAGCGCTTCGAACGTTCCCATCATATGTGGTGAAAACAGCGGCCAACACATTTATGTGAATTTCAACGGCGACAGCGACATCACACTGATGATTTCCACCGGGGTCTTGGCCAGTTACGCGAGATCTTGGAACATCAAAATAACACAATTGGCTTGCGACTGTCCCAGTCTCG CTCCGACGGGCTGTCTCATGTACTACACGGATCTTAGCGGTACCGTTAACAGTTTTAATTATGGTACTACTTTGAGTGGTGCTTTAGTGACAAATCCCATGAACATGACGAGGCCTGGAACTAGGCAACTGGCCAATGAGAATTACGGAGTTTGTGTGCAAATGCAGCCGGGGTACTGTTCGATTCAATGGAGTCAAGGCCCGGATTCTACGTCTTTTACTGTTAGTAATGATACTGCGCTGACAGAGGCCTCTTCTGTGGGACTCCCTGGTAATTCCGTGATAGGAACCATGTGCGATACTGATTTCGTTGTCATACCGAATCCGTATTATCCTAATGGAACCGCGGTCGGAGCAGACCGCTTTTGTGGTAACCAATTTCCAACCGTCACAA CTTCATCTAAGCCGTTTGTTTTAACAGTTGTGACAGATGGCGACGACATGAGTGACGTGGCCAATCGCGGGTTCTCGCTAAATTACCAACAGTTACCGTGTGGGGGCGCTGCTGCGGGAATGATGTTGCTACCTTAG
- the Su(P) gene encoding prostaglandin E synthase 2 isoform X1: MYLFSHQVRIYGRNFLKTSKNSRLFLCAWNTRALVRNYSSGRRSHGGVFKLGLAGVTVGALVGTGYSIHRLNQPRLHIINEEINIPMINELPKVTPSRQMLYQDDPTELKLTLYQYQTCPFCCKVRVFLDYYGISYDLIEVDPVLRQAIKWSPYKKVPILVAKLSQGYQPLNDSSMIISALSTYLKDKKDLREIVSCYPLITFVDEDGAKKSEIMNKYFQVLGQPAVAKEISEERKWRQWVDDVFVHVLSPNVYRTREEAFESFNWFSEAGEWEKHFPVWERSIIIFVGAWAMYFIGNRLKKKYQLKDDVRESLYDECNYWMRAVRAKGSKFMGGDRPNLADLAVYGVLCSIEGCQAFKDALVHTKIKHWYYAMKDVVDNHQGSQFI, from the exons atgtatttattttcgcATCAAGTGAGGATTTACGGCcgtaactttttaaaaacaagcaAAAATAGTCGACTTTTTTTGTGCGCATGGAATACTAGGGCGTTAGTACGTAATTATTCGAGCGGAAGGCGAAGTCATGGAGGAGTATTTAAACTGGGACTCGCCGGTGTCACAGTTGGGGCACTGGTAGGCACTGGATATTCAATTCATAGGTTGAACCAACCCCGTCTTCATATAATCAACGAGGAAATAAATATTCCGATGATAAATGAACTACCAAAAGTAACACCTAGTCGACAG ATGTTGTACCAAGATGATCCAACAGAACTAAAACTCACGCTGTACCAATATCAGACATGTCCGTTTTGCTGTAAAGTTCGCGTTTTCTTAGACTATTATGGTATTTCTTATGATTTAATCGAAGTAGATCCGGTTTTGCGCCAAGCAATTAAATGGTCACCTTATAAAAAAGTGCCAATTTTAGTAGCCAAGTTGTCTCAAGGCTACCAACCTTTAAATGACAGTTCGATGATCATCTCTGCACTTTCTACATATCTTAAAGATAAAAAAGATCTACGTGAAATTGTTAGTTGTTACCCTCTCATCACCTTTGTAGATGAAGATGGCGccaaaaaaagtgaaattatgaataaatattttcaagttTTGGGCCAACCGGCAGTAGCAAAAGAGATCAG tgAAGAACGAAAATGGCGCCAGTGGGTGGATGATGTCTTTGTCCATGTTCTCTCACCTAATGTATATAGAACAAGAGAAGAGGCTTTTGAAAGTTTTAACTGGTTCTCTGAAGCAGGAGAATGGGAGAAACATTTTCCAGTTTGGGAAAGGAGCATCATCATTTTTGTAGGAGCGTGGGCAATGTATTTTATCGGGAAcagattgaaaaaaaagtatcaATTAAAAGATGACGTTCGAGAAAGCTTATACGATGAATGCAACTATTGGATGAGGGCGGTCAGGGCTAAAGGGTCAAAGTTTATGGGAGGGGACCGGCCAAATCTAGCTGATTTGGCTGTGTATGGAGTTTTGTGCAGTATCGAAGGTTGTCAGGCGTTCAAGGACGCCTTGGTtcacacaaaaattaaacattggtATTATGCGATGAAGGATGTTGTTGATAACCACCAAGGAAGtcagtttatttaa
- the Su(P) gene encoding prostaglandin E synthase 2 isoform X2, with amino-acid sequence MLYQDDPTELKLTLYQYQTCPFCCKVRVFLDYYGISYDLIEVDPVLRQAIKWSPYKKVPILVAKLSQGYQPLNDSSMIISALSTYLKDKKDLREIVSCYPLITFVDEDGAKKSEIMNKYFQVLGQPAVAKEISEERKWRQWVDDVFVHVLSPNVYRTREEAFESFNWFSEAGEWEKHFPVWERSIIIFVGAWAMYFIGNRLKKKYQLKDDVRESLYDECNYWMRAVRAKGSKFMGGDRPNLADLAVYGVLCSIEGCQAFKDALVHTKIKHWYYAMKDVVDNHQGSQFI; translated from the exons ATGTTGTACCAAGATGATCCAACAGAACTAAAACTCACGCTGTACCAATATCAGACATGTCCGTTTTGCTGTAAAGTTCGCGTTTTCTTAGACTATTATGGTATTTCTTATGATTTAATCGAAGTAGATCCGGTTTTGCGCCAAGCAATTAAATGGTCACCTTATAAAAAAGTGCCAATTTTAGTAGCCAAGTTGTCTCAAGGCTACCAACCTTTAAATGACAGTTCGATGATCATCTCTGCACTTTCTACATATCTTAAAGATAAAAAAGATCTACGTGAAATTGTTAGTTGTTACCCTCTCATCACCTTTGTAGATGAAGATGGCGccaaaaaaagtgaaattatgaataaatattttcaagttTTGGGCCAACCGGCAGTAGCAAAAGAGATCAG tgAAGAACGAAAATGGCGCCAGTGGGTGGATGATGTCTTTGTCCATGTTCTCTCACCTAATGTATATAGAACAAGAGAAGAGGCTTTTGAAAGTTTTAACTGGTTCTCTGAAGCAGGAGAATGGGAGAAACATTTTCCAGTTTGGGAAAGGAGCATCATCATTTTTGTAGGAGCGTGGGCAATGTATTTTATCGGGAAcagattgaaaaaaaagtatcaATTAAAAGATGACGTTCGAGAAAGCTTATACGATGAATGCAACTATTGGATGAGGGCGGTCAGGGCTAAAGGGTCAAAGTTTATGGGAGGGGACCGGCCAAATCTAGCTGATTTGGCTGTGTATGGAGTTTTGTGCAGTATCGAAGGTTGTCAGGCGTTCAAGGACGCCTTGGTtcacacaaaaattaaacattggtATTATGCGATGAAGGATGTTGTTGATAACCACCAAGGAAGtcagtttatttaa